In a single window of the Sediminicoccus sp. KRV36 genome:
- a CDS encoding CaiB/BaiF CoA-transferase family protein, with translation MTIAPLAALKVVEFTHMVMGPTAGMVMADLGADVVKVEPAPKGDSTRALTGSGTGFYASFQRNRRSLCVDIKSPRGLALVKRLIARSDVLIENFRPGAMDKLGLGYAALSAENPRLIYCSCKGFLNGPYQHRTALDEVVQMMGGLAYMTGPEGRPMRAGSSVIDIMGGLSAAIAILSVVTERAQTGRGRYVEAALFETVALLMSQHMAQAAITGTAPPPMSTRTPAWPVYDVFDTSDGGQVFVGVVTDTAWPAFCAAFGLDELAADATLATKQQRVAQRARTIPVIAAALRHYTKPALMEKCEALGLPYAPIGKPADLFDDPHLNANGGLVPLTLPDGRSVKLPALPITLDGERPGLRHDLSLPGTHNADICAELGLTPAEVQQLRDDGVLS, from the coding sequence ATGACCATCGCCCCGCTTGCCGCGCTGAAGGTCGTTGAATTCACCCATATGGTGATGGGACCCACCGCCGGCATGGTGATGGCGGATCTCGGCGCCGATGTCGTCAAGGTGGAGCCCGCCCCCAAGGGGGATTCGACGCGGGCATTGACCGGCTCCGGCACGGGCTTCTACGCGAGCTTTCAGCGCAATCGGCGTTCCCTCTGCGTGGATATCAAATCGCCCCGCGGCCTCGCTCTGGTGAAGCGCCTGATCGCGCGCAGCGATGTGCTGATCGAGAATTTCCGCCCCGGCGCGATGGACAAGCTGGGCCTGGGCTATGCGGCATTGAGCGCTGAAAATCCCCGCCTGATCTATTGCTCCTGCAAGGGCTTCCTGAACGGTCCCTATCAGCATCGCACGGCGCTGGATGAGGTGGTGCAGATGATGGGGGGCCTCGCCTACATGACCGGCCCGGAAGGACGGCCGATGCGGGCGGGTTCTTCGGTGATCGACATCATGGGCGGGCTTTCCGCCGCCATAGCCATTCTTTCCGTCGTGACGGAGCGCGCCCAGACCGGCCGTGGCCGGTATGTGGAAGCGGCCCTGTTCGAAACCGTGGCGCTCCTGATGTCCCAGCACATGGCCCAGGCCGCCATCACCGGCACAGCCCCCCCGCCCATGAGCACGCGCACCCCGGCCTGGCCCGTCTATGACGTGTTTGACACTTCGGATGGTGGCCAGGTCTTTGTCGGGGTGGTCACGGATACCGCCTGGCCAGCCTTTTGCGCGGCTTTCGGGCTGGATGAGCTGGCGGCGGATGCAACACTGGCCACCAAGCAGCAGCGTGTGGCCCAGCGGGCCCGCACCATCCCGGTGATCGCGGCGGCGTTGCGCCACTATACCAAGCCAGCGCTCATGGAAAAATGCGAAGCGCTCGGCCTGCCCTACGCACCCATCGGCAAGCCGGCCGATCTGTTCGATGACCCGCATCTGAACGCCAATGGCGGCCTGGTGCCGCTGACACTGCCGGATGGCCGCAGCGTGAAGCTGCCCGCTTTGCCCATCACCCTCGATGGCGAGCGCCCCGGCCTGCGGCATGATCTCAGCCTGCCCGGCACCCATAATGCCGACATCTGCGCCGAGCTCGGCCTGACACCGGCTGAGGTT
- the wecB gene encoding UDP-N-acetylglucosamine 2-epimerase (non-hydrolyzing) — protein sequence MGFCVFDTKLDRWPISISDIFCILGTRPEAVKMAPVIHALRDQPWARVTVVSTGQHRDMIGQMLGIFGIRPDRELEVMQPGQSLAELTARILQQLDPVLAEQQPALVLAQGDTTTVLASAMASFYRRIPFGHVEAGLRTHDPGYPFPEEFNRVLAARIAAIHFAPSMGARANLLREGIAPGLIHVTGNPVIDALLDVAARPEPALPYPSQPGRRMILLTMHRRENTGENLRNICQAICALHARFPDVEFVYPMHPNPALRQVVQPMLGSLGRVHLIEAVDYPRMTGLLKNCHLVLTDSGGLQEEAPALGKPVLVLRAETERPELVEAGFVRLIGTQTDTILEAVSRFLDDPAAGGGFARGTSPYGDGKAGPRIAQLCGVFLGQLAAD from the coding sequence TTGGGTTTCTGCGTCTTCGATACCAAGCTCGATAGGTGGCCGATCAGCATCAGCGATATCTTCTGCATCCTCGGGACGCGCCCGGAAGCGGTGAAGATGGCGCCCGTCATCCATGCGCTGCGCGACCAGCCCTGGGCGCGGGTCACGGTGGTCAGCACCGGCCAGCACCGCGACATGATCGGCCAGATGCTGGGCATATTCGGCATCCGGCCCGATCGCGAGCTGGAGGTGATGCAGCCTGGGCAAAGCCTGGCCGAATTGACCGCGCGCATCCTCCAGCAACTCGATCCCGTGCTGGCTGAGCAGCAACCCGCCCTGGTGCTGGCGCAGGGCGATACCACCACGGTGCTGGCCTCGGCCATGGCCAGCTTCTACCGCCGCATTCCCTTCGGCCATGTGGAGGCCGGGCTTCGCACCCATGACCCGGGCTATCCCTTCCCCGAGGAATTCAACCGTGTCCTCGCCGCGCGCATCGCCGCCATCCACTTCGCCCCCAGCATGGGGGCGCGCGCCAATCTCCTGCGTGAGGGGATTGCCCCCGGCCTGATCCACGTCACCGGCAATCCGGTGATTGATGCCCTGCTGGATGTCGCTGCCCGGCCCGAGCCTGCATTGCCCTATCCGAGCCAGCCAGGCCGGCGAATGATCCTGCTCACCATGCACCGGCGTGAGAATACGGGCGAGAATCTGCGCAATATCTGCCAGGCCATCTGTGCCCTGCATGCACGCTTCCCCGATGTGGAATTCGTCTATCCCATGCATCCCAACCCTGCCCTGCGCCAGGTGGTGCAACCCATGCTGGGTTCGCTCGGGCGGGTGCATCTGATCGAGGCCGTGGACTATCCGCGCATGACGGGCTTGCTGAAAAACTGTCACCTCGTGCTGACCGACAGTGGCGGCTTGCAGGAAGAAGCCCCGGCCCTGGGCAAGCCAGTCCTTGTGCTTCGCGCCGAAACCGAGCGGCCGGAACTGGTCGAGGCGGGGTTTGTCCGGCTCATCGGCACGCAGACCGACACCATCCTGGAGGCGGTTTCGCGTTTCCTGGACGATCCCGCGGCGGGGGGCGGCTTCGCCCGCGGCACCTCCCCCTATGGCGATGGCAAGGCGGGCCCGCGCATCGCGCAGCTTTGCGGTGTATTCCTGGGTCAGCTGGCCGCGGATTAA
- a CDS encoding aldolase/citrate lyase family protein, whose translation MANKVKEAWKSGKAVVNGWLAIPNAFSAEMYSQCGWDSVTVDMQHGVQDYLSCVACFQGIAASGSGATPMVRVPWNEPGIIGKVLDAGAYGVICPMVNTPQEAANLVQFSKYPPRGTRSNGPIRAGAYGSSGSYQKTANDDILVIPMIETKQAIENIEAILDVPGIDGIYVGPSDLSFSYGLEPKLDVEDPFILGIYEKLLKETSKRGIAAGLHNGSPEYANRMIKMGFKLVTIANEVGLMVGAAKSAVKVARG comes from the coding sequence ATGGCGAACAAGGTCAAAGAAGCCTGGAAATCAGGCAAGGCCGTGGTGAATGGATGGCTCGCCATTCCCAACGCCTTCAGTGCCGAGATGTACAGCCAGTGCGGCTGGGATTCCGTCACGGTGGACATGCAGCATGGCGTGCAGGACTACCTTTCCTGCGTGGCCTGCTTTCAGGGCATCGCCGCCTCGGGCTCGGGTGCGACGCCGATGGTGCGGGTGCCGTGGAATGAGCCGGGCATCATCGGCAAGGTGCTGGATGCCGGCGCCTATGGCGTGATCTGCCCGATGGTGAACACCCCGCAGGAAGCCGCCAACCTGGTGCAGTTCAGCAAATACCCGCCGCGCGGCACACGCTCCAACGGGCCGATCCGCGCGGGTGCCTATGGCTCCTCCGGCAGCTACCAGAAGACGGCGAATGACGACATTCTCGTCATCCCGATGATCGAGACCAAGCAGGCGATCGAGAACATCGAAGCCATCCTCGACGTGCCGGGCATTGACGGCATCTATGTCGGCCCGTCCGATCTCAGCTTCTCCTATGGGTTGGAGCCAAAGCTGGATGTGGAGGACCCGTTCATCCTCGGCATCTACGAGAAGCTGCTGAAGGAGACATCCAAGCGCGGTATCGCGGCCGGGCTGCATAATGGCTCGCCGGAATACGCCAACCGGATGATCAAGATGGGCTTCAAGCTTGTCACCATCGCCAATGAAGTCGGGCTGATGGTGGGCGCTGCAAAAAGCGCGGTGAAGGTCGCCCGCGGCTGA
- a CDS encoding FAD-linked oxidase C-terminal domain-containing protein gives MTTHDAIRQQHSRGEDTSTPTLPDGVAFVETTAEVSEILKLCHQHGVPVTPFGAGTSLEGHVNPVRAGISLDLSRMTGILEVNAEDMDGLVEPGVTRQQLNEYLRDQGLFFPVDPGSVCTIGGMCATRASGTNAVRYGTIRENVLGLEVVLADGRVIQTGGRTRKAANGYDLTRLFIGSEGTLGVITKVRLRLHGIPEATSAAVCQFPTLADAVNSVITTMQLGIPVARIELLDEVQMAACIAYSKLEGYAAAPTLFLEFHGTEAGVAEQAESVQAITADYNGSGFAWARDAETRNKLWKARHDAYWACIAARPGSRGIATDVCVPISRLAEALLGAKQDIEESGLMAPIVGHVGDGNFHTVILVEEGNPAAMDAAWELDKKIVRRALDLGGTCSGEHGIGLGKREFLEAEHGMEAIAVMRSLKAAMDPRGILNPGKMFRN, from the coding sequence ATGACGACCCATGACGCCATCCGCCAGCAGCACAGCCGCGGCGAGGATACTTCGACGCCAACCCTGCCCGATGGCGTCGCCTTCGTCGAAACCACGGCCGAGGTCAGCGAAATCCTGAAGCTCTGCCACCAGCATGGCGTGCCGGTGACGCCCTTTGGGGCGGGCACCTCGCTGGAAGGGCATGTGAACCCGGTGCGTGCCGGGATTTCCCTCGATCTCAGCCGCATGACCGGCATCCTCGAGGTCAATGCCGAAGATATGGACGGGCTGGTCGAGCCTGGCGTGACGCGCCAGCAGCTCAATGAATATCTGCGCGACCAGGGCCTGTTCTTTCCGGTGGATCCGGGTTCCGTCTGCACCATCGGCGGCATGTGCGCGACGCGGGCTTCCGGCACCAATGCCGTGCGCTACGGCACCATCCGGGAAAACGTCCTGGGCCTCGAAGTCGTGCTGGCGGATGGGCGCGTGATCCAGACCGGCGGCCGCACGCGAAAGGCGGCCAATGGCTACGACCTGACGCGGCTGTTCATCGGCAGTGAGGGCACGCTTGGCGTCATCACCAAGGTGCGGCTGCGCCTGCACGGCATCCCCGAAGCGACCAGCGCCGCCGTCTGCCAATTCCCGACGCTGGCCGATGCGGTGAACAGCGTCATCACCACCATGCAGCTGGGCATTCCCGTTGCCCGCATCGAATTGCTGGATGAGGTGCAGATGGCGGCCTGCATCGCCTATTCCAAGCTGGAGGGCTACGCCGCCGCCCCCACGCTCTTTCTGGAATTCCATGGCACCGAGGCAGGTGTCGCCGAACAGGCGGAGAGCGTGCAGGCCATCACCGCGGATTACAACGGCTCAGGCTTTGCCTGGGCGCGCGATGCCGAAACGCGCAACAAGCTGTGGAAAGCGCGGCATGACGCCTACTGGGCCTGCATCGCCGCCAGGCCGGGTTCGCGCGGCATCGCCACCGATGTCTGCGTGCCCATTTCCCGCCTGGCCGAGGCGCTGCTCGGCGCCAAGCAGGATATCGAGGAATCCGGCCTGATGGCGCCCATCGTCGGCCATGTGGGCGATGGCAATTTTCACACGGTCATCCTGGTCGAGGAAGGCAACCCCGCCGCCATGGATGCCGCCTGGGAGCTGGACAAGAAGATCGTCCGCCGCGCGCTCGATCTCGGCGGCACATGCTCGGGCGAACATGGCATTGGCCTGGGCAAGCGCGAATTCCTGGAGGCCGAGCACGGGATGGAGGCCATCGCCGTGATGCGCAGCCTGAAGGCGGCGATGGACCCCAGGGGCATCCTCAATCCGGGCAAGATGTTCCGCAATTGA
- a CDS encoding MFS transporter, with amino-acid sequence MNPIAAPLLALTLGHVFSNAVRTLPAVATDVLTRDLAISAETLAGITGAFPAAFAAAMIPVGVGLDRYGVKPVALTLMAIAVLGSGMAALAPSAATLLLAQIVLGIACSGMMMCPMTYAARAVPQAQFGLWAGMIQGIGNSGMILSASPLAWLVEVAGWRAGFWACGVLALVAMAAVFLTVRHERPVEAARVSIWQNAREVMGFALSPRLRGLMALAFVSFGAVLGVRGLWGGPWLMDIKGMGRIEAGHLLLACTLTLVAGPALAGWVVSRFGQLRRLLLGGHLAAAGFIVLLVLGGPLGFPPWADGLLLVLFGASITFQILCFALLRSLVRPEEAGRALSAQNIFFFGGAAVLQGLSGLAAALGGVAAALLTFAVALVVGCALFMRWQKA; translated from the coding sequence TTGAATCCCATCGCCGCCCCGCTCCTGGCGCTCACGCTGGGGCATGTGTTTTCCAATGCGGTGCGCACGCTTCCGGCCGTGGCGACGGATGTGCTCACGCGTGACCTTGCGATCAGCGCGGAGACGCTGGCCGGCATCACCGGCGCTTTCCCGGCGGCCTTCGCCGCGGCGATGATCCCGGTTGGCGTGGGGCTGGATCGCTATGGGGTGAAGCCGGTGGCCCTCACCCTCATGGCGATTGCCGTGCTGGGCTCGGGCATGGCGGCCCTGGCTCCCTCGGCCGCGACGTTGCTGCTGGCGCAGATCGTGCTCGGCATCGCCTGTTCGGGCATGATGATGTGCCCGATGACCTATGCGGCGCGGGCGGTGCCGCAGGCGCAGTTCGGGCTCTGGGCCGGGATGATCCAGGGCATTGGCAATTCGGGGATGATCCTCTCCGCCTCGCCCCTTGCCTGGCTGGTGGAAGTGGCGGGTTGGCGTGCCGGCTTCTGGGCCTGCGGCGTGCTCGCGCTGGTCGCGATGGCGGCGGTGTTCCTGACAGTGCGGCATGAACGCCCGGTCGAGGCCGCGCGTGTCAGCATCTGGCAGAATGCGCGGGAGGTGATGGGCTTCGCCCTCTCCCCCCGGCTGCGCGGCTTGATGGCCCTGGCCTTCGTCTCCTTCGGCGCGGTGCTGGGGGTGCGCGGGCTGTGGGGCGGGCCCTGGCTGATGGACATCAAGGGGATGGGCCGGATCGAGGCCGGGCATCTGTTGCTGGCCTGCACACTGACGCTGGTGGCCGGCCCGGCACTCGCCGGATGGGTGGTCAGCCGCTTTGGCCAATTGCGGCGCCTGTTGCTGGGCGGGCATCTGGCGGCGGCGGGCTTCATCGTCCTGCTGGTGCTGGGCGGACCGCTCGGCTTTCCGCCCTGGGCGGATGGGCTGCTGCTGGTGTTGTTCGGTGCCAGCATCACCTTCCAGATCCTGTGCTTCGCCCTGCTGCGCAGCCTGGTGCGCCCTGAGGAAGCGGGGCGCGCGCTTTCGGCGCAGAACATCTTCTTCTTCGGCGGGGCGGCCGTGTTGCAGGGCTTGAGCGGCCTGGCCGCTGCACTGGGCGGCGTGGCCGCAGCCTTGCTCACTTTTGCCGTGGCGCTGGTGGTCGGCTGTGCGCTGTTCATGCGCTGGCAGAAGGCTTAG
- a CDS encoding glycosyltransferase, translated as MRPLALDISRLLWRALRPAPGGIDRLELGMARLLLAEEPNTRFVFTDGGVIRPLKPMTARRLIEGAAARWEGHAQDAGCRRVAAYLAGDDAAFPPARTRRTDRHLPLVDGARTLAAELLYRRGGLQPPLAEGLRGAAYLNLSHRNLDDPRLFAALGGCTHRLCYLPDDIPLRSPHFAAPGGAERLTRILRNLAEHPARVVTCSNAARADLQDSAARLGLRLPRIEVVPPPVAALFGESRDRQDGARRFFLMPGLFTGRKNISLIARACRLITDGARFDMLLVGAPGLDAAAVFAGLGDMPSGMRFLRAEGLSDRAMRQLTQAAIAVLAPSLEEGFDYPLHEALACGTPVIASDIPVHREFAAHHAELLAVEDAAAWASALMDFAAPGNGRRAAALEAARRFITPPAASLLRNLVELAREP; from the coding sequence GTGAGGCCGCTGGCCCTTGATATCTCGCGTCTGCTGTGGCGCGCGCTGCGCCCGGCGCCCGGCGGCATTGACCGCCTGGAGCTCGGCATGGCCCGGCTTCTCCTGGCCGAAGAACCCAACACCCGCTTCGTCTTTACCGATGGCGGGGTGATCCGCCCCCTCAAGCCCATGACGGCGCGCCGCCTGATCGAGGGTGCGGCGGCCCGCTGGGAGGGCCATGCGCAAGATGCCGGCTGCCGCCGCGTCGCCGCCTATCTGGCCGGGGATGACGCCGCCTTTCCCCCCGCCCGGACACGCCGCACGGACCGGCATCTGCCCCTGGTGGATGGGGCGCGGACCCTGGCGGCGGAGCTGCTCTACCGGCGCGGCGGGCTGCAGCCGCCTTTGGCGGAGGGGCTGAGGGGCGCAGCCTATCTCAATCTCTCGCATCGCAACCTGGATGACCCACGGCTCTTTGCCGCATTGGGCGGTTGCACACATCGCCTCTGCTACCTGCCCGATGATATTCCGCTGCGCTCCCCGCATTTCGCGGCACCTGGCGGGGCCGAACGGCTGACGCGCATCCTGCGCAACCTGGCCGAGCATCCGGCGCGGGTCGTCACCTGCTCCAACGCCGCGCGGGCTGACCTGCAGGATAGCGCCGCCCGTCTTGGCCTGCGCCTTCCAAGGATCGAGGTGGTGCCCCCGCCCGTCGCCGCCTTGTTTGGCGAAAGCCGGGACCGGCAGGACGGCGCGCGCCGCTTCTTCCTGATGCCGGGGCTTTTCACGGGCCGGAAGAACATCAGCCTGATCGCGCGCGCCTGCCGCCTGATCACGGATGGAGCGCGCTTCGACATGCTGCTGGTGGGGGCACCTGGCCTGGATGCGGCCGCTGTCTTCGCCGGCCTGGGCGACATGCCGAGCGGCATGCGCTTCCTGCGCGCCGAAGGGCTGAGTGACCGCGCGATGCGCCAACTCACCCAGGCCGCCATCGCCGTCCTCGCACCTTCGCTGGAGGAGGGGTTCGATTATCCGCTGCATGAAGCCCTGGCCTGCGGCACGCCGGTCATCGCATCCGACATCCCGGTGCATCGGGAATTCGCGGCGCATCACGCGGAATTGCTCGCGGTGGAAGACGCGGCGGCCTGGGCCAGCGCCCTGATGGATTTCGCCGCCCCCGGGAATGGCCGCCGCGCGGCCGCGCTGGAGGCGGCCCGCCGCTTCATCACACCCCCTGCGGCAAGCCTGCTCAGAAACCTGGTGGAGCTGGCACGCGAGCCTTGA
- a CDS encoding lysophospholipid acyltransferase family protein, producing the protein MTETPNSTRPGPAPPDRRAPTLRNRLLDLWEITLYQVFRRLPIDLAPTLSRRSTVRNIREQRPWVVERARANLKRHRPEASDAQIEAWVNAFLDNIGRQVGEVATVGRQYAAGRIEIVEPERAQATAKRTAVVALCLHTGNWEVMLEALQAIGLSVVCAPIEWESRGQTWVISDLRKRNGLRLLPPDAGGLRAAMQEIRDGGILAIFVDEAREGKLMAPLFGRPPHLDGNLGIAARIARRTRTPVVLCYVTRIEDRRFRVFFGEAIDLPPDTKNPLDDVQFLNDLIEPVILERLEQWFFLDDEF; encoded by the coding sequence TTGACCGAGACGCCCAATTCCACACGACCCGGCCCCGCACCACCCGACAGGCGCGCGCCCACTCTGCGCAACCGGCTGCTCGATCTGTGGGAAATCACCCTCTACCAGGTGTTTCGCCGGCTGCCGATTGACCTGGCCCCCACTCTCTCGCGCCGCAGCACCGTGCGCAACATCCGCGAGCAGCGGCCCTGGGTGGTGGAGCGCGCCCGCGCCAATCTCAAGCGCCACCGCCCCGAGGCGAGCGACGCGCAGATCGAGGCCTGGGTGAATGCCTTCCTCGACAATATCGGCCGCCAGGTGGGCGAGGTGGCGACCGTCGGCCGGCAATACGCCGCCGGGCGCATCGAGATCGTCGAGCCCGAGCGCGCCCAGGCCACCGCCAAGAGGACGGCCGTGGTCGCGCTCTGCCTGCACACCGGCAATTGGGAAGTCATGCTGGAGGCCTTGCAGGCCATAGGGCTCAGCGTGGTCTGTGCGCCCATCGAATGGGAAAGCCGGGGCCAGACCTGGGTGATCTCCGATCTGCGCAAGCGCAATGGGCTGCGCCTGTTGCCACCCGATGCCGGCGGCCTGCGCGCCGCCATGCAGGAAATTCGCGATGGCGGCATCCTGGCCATCTTCGTGGATGAGGCGCGGGAAGGGAAACTCATGGCGCCGCTGTTCGGCCGCCCGCCGCATCTGGATGGCAATCTGGGCATCGCGGCGCGCATCGCGCGGCGGACCAGGACGCCCGTCGTGCTGTGCTATGTGACGCGCATCGAGGATCGCCGGTTCCGGGTGTTTTTCGGCGAGGCGATTGACCTGCCGCCCGATACGAAAAACCCGCTGGATGACGTGCAATTCCTCAATGACCTGATCGAGCCGGTGATCCTGGAACGGCTGGAGCAATGGTTCTTCCTCGATGATGAATTCTGA
- a CDS encoding cytochrome P450, producing MIEEAGDGWLIPAHPRPLAEPPGALRLAIMARRSLIALWTAESYAARDFAYPLLRRQVCVFNDPASIKTVFVTQAERFERKGAMMRRALSPLLGDGLFISDGETWRRRRPLVADIVHKTQVPFYAPMMTGAVAELLRGWQDGAQISLLPAMAELTAQIIARSIFGTRLGAEALAGIVRGFGRYQARIDSFNLPFFLGAAEGWPVGRGAALRQAIAEVHGVVEHVITEHVAGRGEHGSMVDLLVRRMERSPGLGLDVQALRNEAATIFMAGHETTAATLTWAFYLLAKAPWAEARLHEELDRVLAGREPNAEDAANLPYARAVIEEALRLYPPVPILPRQALEATEVGGIAVEKDALVLVVPWILHRSPDLWDQPMHFRPERFLDGAAPIPYSYIPFSAGPRICAGLNFGLTEAILCLAMIARAFRLVVEPGFRADPICRLSLRPQHPILVRLEARA from the coding sequence GTGATCGAGGAAGCCGGCGATGGCTGGCTCATCCCCGCGCATCCGCGGCCACTCGCTGAGCCGCCAGGCGCGCTGCGCCTGGCCATCATGGCCCGGCGCAGCCTGATCGCGCTCTGGACGGCGGAGAGCTATGCGGCGCGGGATTTCGCCTATCCGCTGCTGCGCCGCCAGGTTTGCGTCTTCAATGATCCGGCCTCGATCAAGACGGTCTTCGTCACCCAGGCCGAGCGTTTCGAGCGCAAGGGCGCGATGATGCGCCGCGCCCTCTCACCCCTGCTGGGCGACGGGCTGTTCATCAGCGATGGCGAGACCTGGCGCCGCCGCCGGCCGCTGGTGGCCGATATCGTGCACAAGACACAGGTGCCCTTCTACGCGCCGATGATGACCGGCGCCGTGGCCGAATTGCTGCGGGGCTGGCAGGATGGTGCGCAGATCAGCCTGCTGCCCGCCATGGCGGAGCTGACCGCGCAGATCATCGCGCGCTCGATCTTTGGCACGCGGCTGGGGGCCGAGGCGCTGGCCGGGATCGTCCGTGGCTTTGGCCGGTATCAGGCCCGCATCGACAGCTTCAACCTGCCCTTCTTCCTGGGTGCTGCCGAAGGCTGGCCCGTCGGCCGGGGTGCCGCCCTGCGCCAGGCCATCGCCGAGGTGCACGGCGTGGTCGAGCATGTGATCACCGAGCATGTCGCCGGGCGGGGCGAGCATGGCTCCATGGTGGACCTGCTGGTCCGGCGGATGGAGCGCAGCCCTGGCCTTGGCCTGGATGTGCAGGCGCTGCGCAATGAGGCGGCGACCATCTTCATGGCCGGGCACGAAACCACGGCGGCCACTCTGACCTGGGCCTTCTACCTGCTGGCCAAGGCCCCCTGGGCCGAGGCCCGCCTGCACGAGGAGCTGGACCGGGTCCTGGCCGGCCGCGAGCCGAATGCGGAGGATGCGGCCAACCTGCCCTATGCCCGCGCCGTGATCGAGGAGGCGTTGCGCCTCTATCCGCCTGTGCCGATCCTCCCCAGGCAGGCGCTGGAGGCGACTGAGGTGGGCGGAATCGCGGTGGAAAAAGATGCGCTGGTGCTGGTGGTCCCCTGGATCCTGCATCGCTCACCCGATCTGTGGGATCAGCCCATGCATTTCCGGCCGGAGCGCTTCCTGGATGGGGCAGCGCCCATCCCCTACAGCTACATCCCTTTCTCGGCCGGGCCACGCATCTGCGCGGGGCTCAATTTCGGCCTGACCGAGGCGATCCTCTGCCTTGCCATGATCGCCCGCGCTTTCCGGCTGGTGGTGGAGCCGGGCTTTCGCGCCGACCCGATCTGCCGCCTGTCCCTGCGCCCGCAACATCCCATCCTGGTCCGGCTGGAGGCACGCGCTTGA
- a CDS encoding SDR family NAD(P)-dependent oxidoreductase yields the protein MPPEPLRAAPWGLITGGSSGIGLALAEALLRRGCQVVIIGRDAARLSQTAASLSGLGDVEALALDVREGQDVAAAMGALVARRGAPDWLVTSAGLAIPGRFLDQPLGEHVAQWEANYLGTLHVVHALAPAMARAGRGQIILISSAAALGAFCGYSAYAPSKWAVRGLGDILALELGAHGVRVLTAFPPDTDTPQLAEERTRRPAFTRRFAAGNTALSPAFVAGRILAAADRGRRHVAPGPGAAWLLLAGRPWARYLEAVQRRLLRRHPEDSR from the coding sequence ATGCCGCCAGAGCCGCTTCGCGCTGCTCCGTGGGGTCTCATCACCGGTGGTTCCAGCGGCATCGGGCTCGCCCTGGCCGAGGCGCTGCTGCGTCGCGGCTGCCAGGTGGTGATCATCGGGCGCGACGCGGCGCGGCTGTCCCAGACGGCGGCATCGCTCTCCGGGCTTGGCGATGTGGAAGCGCTGGCGCTGGATGTGCGCGAGGGCCAGGACGTCGCGGCGGCAATGGGCGCCCTGGTGGCGCGGCGTGGCGCGCCGGATTGGCTTGTCACCAGCGCGGGCCTGGCCATTCCCGGGCGGTTTCTCGATCAGCCGCTGGGCGAACATGTCGCGCAATGGGAGGCCAATTACCTGGGCACGCTCCATGTCGTGCATGCCCTGGCGCCCGCCATGGCCCGGGCGGGCCGGGGGCAGATCATCCTGATATCCTCGGCGGCGGCGCTGGGCGCCTTTTGCGGCTACAGCGCCTATGCGCCCTCCAAATGGGCGGTGCGGGGCCTCGGGGATATCCTGGCTCTCGAACTGGGGGCGCATGGCGTCAGGGTGCTGACGGCCTTCCCCCCCGATACGGACACCCCCCAATTGGCCGAGGAGCGCACGAGGCGGCCCGCCTTCACCCGGCGCTTCGCCGCCGGCAACACGGCGCTGAGCCCGGCTTTCGTCGCCGGCCGGATCCTGGCGGCGGCGGATCGTGGCCGGCGCCATGTCGCTCCGGGGCCTGGCGCCGCATGGCTTCTCCTCGCCGGCCGGCCCTGGGCGCGCTATCTGGAAGCGGTGCAGCGCCGCCTGCTCCGGCGCCATCCTGAAGATTCCCGCTGA